One window from the genome of Planococcus sp. MSAK28401 encodes:
- a CDS encoding PKD domain-containing protein: MKKFLIALISIASVALLLFEPSSASAERVYGHGAAEPLATQAGTNSFLDETVIPPLSESWSLGSRAPFMGDAPLDKGMVITSYRVLFGSRNTIYGISNQTGSTDTSEKYDVGIPFAQEFPSQYGRVSSNMRITTIPGLGQGIYFGTSSGFMGNMSSIANQSDSERKFNFSGQNPNGTSRYYGGAIKYMTAGGHYSSGLGRQGDVFASNTKLHYMNGNTMVRDWYFDLDQLPNTDYQSGDKYTGLISLPKRNEGFMAFSESQDGSISYGLVWDDAKTYDKSYGEFYSNAPDTVITYRSGIPKAGAFDEETGTIVAVDKKGRVYFHRKNGSSRVSPSHGDWLYAGDSLSRGYDSAGGVLIQDGAAYMSTFDSSKGTGKGTITKFNLANPTLNGKLSYIHDAKITTQPIYLSGLIYFGDERGRVYALHPTTLEKVDWFRPNNSETNTDFANISTNEEIVSLVGADNHLIAATDNAMSGWKGRPDYIVSDIKEVAYGNGTSDLDNKRFDFNTASIPPIDIRGRFENIGSFDYSIYTDFNGQNDQRASLNLRNLDSGEDISIASNLINSPFSVSGHKFSTDRGTVTAALRPYLFQLPASGEKAQMSFPFSPKEEGKYEVTFGTNSDRLQTEFLYTNNDKSAVFDVVDMRTPSMESEKAEYTPGETIKFTNSKYQTASYVSYRAEIIDSKGKTVYESANKMFAPTLTTELNSSGEYRYRISILNRYGDTISSSFKPLSILNAPPAAKITYDPATIYNDTTVELFSNASDADGDELTYQWSYQEPRTRTWIDFSTDENPVQDFPIKGKWHLRLIVSDPYTSTTVTNDFWVVNRAPIPEFDWNPSTIFKGTTVSFENESSDPDKDPLTYQWAYQEPGTSTWVDFSTTENPSLVLDKKGSWNVRLTANDGEDTKSVTKILSVDNRPPVADFNWNPSTIYNDTSVTFSDASTDVDGDTLTYQWAYQEPGTSGWIEFSTDESPSQVFNKKGKWNIRLTVSDGALNHSVTKSMTVQNRPPVADFNWNPTTIFNDTKVDFVNSSSDVDKDSLTYQWAYQEPESSSWKNFSTDEQPSRTFDKKGSWSIRLTVSDGAATHSKTKVLNVGNRGPKANFGWNPATIYNDTNVIFEDASSDLDNDSLSYAWAYQEPGTSKWIDFSTTENPERLFEKKGTWKIRLTVSDGAGTDSIIKSLTVQNRPPEAKFSWNPETIHIDTSVTFKNSSSDVDGDKLTYEWSYQEPGTTKWVEFSKESEPTQVFNKKGQWKIRLTANDGADSHSAEKEITVENRPPVTAFTWNPTTVYTNTEVTFANTSTDPDDDELTYQWAYQAPGTSTWTDFSKEKTPSYEFDQIGKWNIRLTTSDGSASTPLTKALTVLNTPPEVSLTYAPQTVYEGDTVTLTAKPTDLDDDTMTVVFEENRSGVWQEIHKVEDVESGDTLTHSFVAAPQTYDLRVRAVDSNDGEGMASVTFEAIPLEIEGFVNHTAEWQAIHDEAGHTPEQFYAGERFLTEAVVTDHPIEKVTVSFAGEQITGNLLTLSSVMDERTHPVYEKEVYEKMTGDPDEHLAPGMAYFVFEAEWKNGVVKQNQVSINIVNDVYGAFDFYRTN; the protein is encoded by the coding sequence ATGAAAAAATTTCTAATAGCACTGATTAGCATAGCATCAGTTGCGTTACTCCTGTTCGAACCTTCAAGTGCTTCAGCAGAGCGGGTATACGGACATGGCGCAGCGGAACCTCTTGCTACTCAAGCTGGAACAAACTCTTTTCTAGATGAGACAGTAATTCCACCTTTGTCAGAGTCTTGGAGTTTAGGATCTAGAGCCCCCTTTATGGGGGATGCTCCATTAGATAAGGGTATGGTTATTACCTCTTACCGTGTATTATTTGGATCAAGAAATACGATCTACGGGATTTCAAATCAAACTGGGTCAACTGATACTTCAGAGAAATATGATGTAGGTATCCCTTTTGCTCAAGAATTTCCGTCACAATACGGTAGAGTATCATCAAATATGAGAATTACGACTATACCGGGTCTAGGGCAAGGAATATATTTCGGTACTAGTTCAGGTTTTATGGGAAATATGTCTTCAATTGCGAACCAATCAGACTCAGAAAGAAAGTTTAATTTTTCAGGTCAAAACCCGAATGGTACAAGCAGATACTATGGTGGTGCGATCAAATATATGACTGCAGGTGGCCATTATAGTTCGGGGTTAGGCAGGCAAGGTGATGTATTTGCTTCAAATACGAAACTCCATTACATGAATGGCAACACGATGGTTCGCGATTGGTATTTTGATTTGGATCAACTGCCAAACACGGACTACCAGTCAGGAGATAAATATACTGGATTGATCTCCTTACCTAAGCGTAATGAAGGCTTTATGGCTTTTTCAGAAAGTCAGGATGGTTCTATATCATACGGTTTGGTTTGGGACGATGCCAAGACATACGACAAATCTTACGGCGAGTTTTATTCAAATGCGCCAGATACGGTTATTACGTATCGATCCGGTATTCCCAAAGCAGGAGCTTTTGATGAAGAAACAGGCACTATAGTGGCAGTAGACAAAAAAGGGCGGGTTTATTTCCATAGAAAAAATGGTTCAAGTCGAGTTAGTCCTTCTCATGGAGATTGGCTTTATGCGGGTGATAGTCTTTCTAGGGGCTACGATTCCGCAGGTGGCGTTTTAATTCAAGATGGTGCTGCTTATATGTCTACTTTTGATAGCTCTAAAGGAACTGGAAAAGGAACTATTACAAAATTCAACTTAGCTAATCCAACCCTTAATGGAAAACTTTCGTATATACATGATGCAAAGATTACCACCCAGCCAATTTACTTGAGCGGATTAATCTATTTTGGGGATGAGCGGGGCCGTGTGTACGCTTTACACCCAACTACGCTTGAAAAAGTTGATTGGTTTAGACCAAATAATAGTGAGACCAACACCGATTTTGCTAACATAAGTACTAATGAAGAAATAGTATCGTTAGTCGGAGCAGATAACCATTTAATTGCTGCAACCGACAATGCTATGTCAGGATGGAAAGGTCGTCCAGATTATATAGTAAGCGATATAAAAGAAGTGGCTTATGGTAATGGAACTAGCGATTTGGATAATAAACGATTTGATTTTAATACAGCGTCGATTCCACCTATTGATATTCGAGGCCGGTTTGAAAACATTGGATCATTCGATTACTCAATTTATACAGACTTTAATGGACAGAATGACCAAAGAGCTTCGTTAAATTTGCGAAATCTTGATTCTGGTGAAGATATCTCAATAGCTTCTAATTTGATAAATTCTCCCTTTTCAGTTAGCGGACATAAGTTTAGTACGGATAGAGGTACTGTGACTGCAGCTTTGCGGCCATATTTATTCCAATTGCCTGCTAGTGGAGAAAAAGCACAAATGAGTTTCCCGTTTTCACCTAAAGAGGAAGGGAAGTACGAAGTCACATTCGGAACAAACTCCGACAGGTTACAAACAGAGTTTCTGTATACGAATAATGATAAAAGTGCAGTCTTTGATGTGGTAGATATGAGAACTCCGAGCATGGAATCAGAGAAGGCAGAATATACACCTGGAGAAACAATTAAATTTACCAATAGTAAATATCAAACTGCATCCTATGTAAGTTATAGAGCAGAAATTATTGATTCGAAAGGGAAGACAGTGTACGAATCAGCAAATAAAATGTTTGCACCGACACTGACCACAGAGTTAAACAGTAGTGGAGAGTATCGATATAGAATTAGTATCCTCAACCGATATGGGGACACAATTTCAAGCTCTTTCAAACCATTATCGATTCTTAATGCACCGCCAGCTGCAAAAATTACTTACGATCCCGCGACAATCTATAACGATACAACAGTCGAATTGTTCAGTAATGCAAGCGATGCCGATGGTGACGAATTGACATATCAATGGTCATATCAAGAGCCGAGAACACGAACTTGGATTGACTTCTCGACAGACGAAAATCCTGTACAAGATTTCCCGATTAAAGGTAAATGGCATCTTCGGTTAATCGTTTCTGATCCTTATACTTCCACAACCGTCACCAATGATTTTTGGGTGGTAAATAGAGCTCCTATACCGGAGTTCGATTGGAATCCATCAACTATTTTTAAAGGGACTACGGTTTCTTTTGAAAATGAATCGAGCGATCCCGACAAAGACCCGCTCACTTACCAATGGGCTTATCAAGAGCCAGGAACATCAACGTGGGTAGATTTCTCAACAACTGAAAACCCATCGCTTGTTTTAGATAAGAAGGGCAGCTGGAATGTAAGGCTTACAGCAAACGATGGCGAGGATACAAAATCAGTGACTAAGATATTGTCGGTTGATAACCGGCCACCAGTCGCAGACTTTAACTGGAATCCATCAACTATCTACAATGACACCTCAGTAACGTTTTCAGATGCTTCAACTGATGTCGATGGAGATACACTTACTTATCAATGGGCTTATCAAGAACCAGGAACATCAGGGTGGATTGAGTTTTCAACTGACGAATCACCTTCCCAAGTCTTTAATAAAAAAGGGAAATGGAATATCCGACTTACCGTTTCAGATGGAGCGTTGAACCATTCAGTTACAAAGTCGATGACAGTTCAAAACCGACCGCCGGTTGCTGATTTTAATTGGAATCCAACGACTATCTTCAATGATACAAAAGTAGATTTCGTAAACAGCTCTTCAGATGTTGATAAAGACTCGCTTACTTATCAATGGGCTTATCAAGAGCCTGAAAGTAGCTCATGGAAAAACTTCTCGACTGATGAACAACCTTCTAGAACTTTTGACAAGAAGGGCAGCTGGAGCATTCGATTAACTGTTTCTGATGGTGCCGCGACTCATTCCAAAACGAAAGTGTTGAATGTAGGAAATCGCGGTCCTAAAGCAAACTTTGGTTGGAATCCTGCAACCATCTATAACGATACGAATGTCATTTTTGAAGATGCTTCATCAGATCTCGACAACGATAGTCTCAGTTACGCTTGGGCTTATCAGGAACCTGGAACTTCTAAGTGGATAGACTTCTCTACAACTGAGAATCCAGAACGCTTATTTGAAAAGAAAGGAACTTGGAAGATCCGACTTACCGTTTCAGATGGAGCGGGAACAGATTCCATAATCAAATCACTGACGGTGCAAAATAGGCCACCTGAAGCAAAATTCTCATGGAATCCTGAAACGATTCACATCGACACCTCAGTGACATTTAAAAACTCTTCAAGTGATGTTGATGGGGATAAATTAACATATGAATGGTCTTATCAAGAACCTGGAACTACAAAGTGGGTAGAGTTTTCAAAAGAAAGTGAGCCAACTCAGGTATTTAACAAAAAAGGTCAATGGAAGATTCGATTAACAGCAAATGATGGAGCGGATTCTCATTCTGCAGAAAAAGAAATAACTGTAGAGAATCGTCCGCCAGTTACAGCTTTCACATGGAATCCGACCACAGTTTATACGAATACCGAAGTGACGTTCGCTAATACTTCAACTGATCCAGATGATGATGAACTCACTTATCAATGGGCTTATCAAGCTCCTGGAACAAGTACATGGACAGACTTTTCAAAAGAAAAAACGCCGTCTTATGAATTTGATCAGATTGGAAAGTGGAACATTCGTTTAACTACCTCAGATGGAAGCGCATCTACACCGCTCACGAAAGCTTTGACAGTGCTCAACACGCCACCGGAAGTTTCATTAACTTATGCACCCCAAACGGTTTATGAAGGCGATACGGTGACGCTGACTGCTAAGCCTACTGATTTGGATGACGATACCATGACAGTCGTTTTCGAAGAAAATAGAAGCGGCGTGTGGCAAGAAATCCATAAAGTAGAAGATGTAGAATCAGGGGATACACTTACTCATTCGTTTGTAGCTGCTCCGCAGACATATGATTTGCGTGTTAGAGCCGTTGATAGCAATGATGGTGAAGGTATGGCCTCTGTTACTTTCGAAGCCATCCCCCTTGAAATTGAAGGGTTTGTAAACCACACGGCAGAGTGGCAAGCTATTCATGATGAAGCTGGGCATACGCCAGAACAGTTTTACGCAGGAGAGCGTTTCTTGACGGAAGCGGTCGTTACAGACCATCCCATCGAAAAAGTGACAGTAAGCTTTGCTGGGGAACAAATTACAGGTAATCTCCTAACACTTTCGTCTGTGATGGACGAAAGAACCCATCCTGTATACGAAAAAGAAGTATATGAGAAAATGACTGGGGATCCGGACGAACATTTGGCTCCTGGTATGGCATACTTCGTATTCGAAGCAGAATGGAAAAATGGAGTAGTTAAACAAAATCAGGTATCCATAAACATTGTAAATGACGTTTACGGAGCATTTGATTTTTATCGAACAAATTAG